The Candidozyma auris chromosome 1, complete sequence genome includes a region encoding these proteins:
- a CDS encoding mitochondrial 37S ribosomal protein uS10m, with translation MLARRVLGLNFSRRSFSLFTRRLQDNKFLSPKEFEEKEALKRAQDESFKQSLLNKDFDVKPKIKPPASSPPLNVELLQYKPLRLPPTHGHQVAKLKFRGYNEDHLTRASEFAARAAFYLGIPCSRPKKMKTERRLYTVIKSPFAQAKTKENFLRITYNQELKAYDANPEVIDLWLSYINKNSVEDVKCSAEITTRESLDFATTLDEMTASDMKFPEAYEDTSDPIAAKVRDLLQSKQFKQHF, from the coding sequence ATGTTGGCTCGTCGAGTTCTTGGATTGAACTTCTCCAGGCGCTCCTTCTCTTTATTTACACGCAGATTACAAGATAACAAATTTCTCCTGCCcaaagagtttgaggagaaggaagccCTCAAACGTGCTCAAGACGAACTGTTCAAACAGTCTCTATTGAATAAGGACTTCGATGTAAAGCCAAAGATCAAGCCCCCTGCTAGCTCTCCTCCACTTAATGTTGAGCTCTTACAGTACAAGCCCTTGAGACTTCCGCCTACTCACGGTCACCAGGTGGCTAAACTCAAATTCAGGGGTTACAATGAAGACCACTTGACTAGAGCATCTGAATTTGCTGCAAGAGCAGCGTTCTACTTGGGTATCCCGTGCTCACGCCccaaaaagatgaagacaGAACGCAGATTGTATACTGTCATCAAATCGCCGTTCGCTCAAGCGAAGACCAAGGAGAACTTTTTAAGAATCACATACAATCAGGAGTTGAAGGCCTACGACGCCAACCCAGAAGTCATAGATTTATGGCTTTCATATATTAACAAGAACTCCGTGGAGGATGTCAAGTGCCTGGCGGAGATTACTACTCGTGAATCACTTGATTTTGCGACTACCTTAGACGAAATGACTGCTTCCGACATGAAATTCCCAGAAGCATACGAGGATACTTCTGACCcaattgcagccaaagtTAGGGATTTGTTGCAATCGAAGCAGTTCAAACAACACTTTTAA
- the DLD2 gene encoding D-lactate dehydrogenase — MFKIIARLPRRWNSQSASKVPPVRRISLLSTLFVSASFATAGYFIGKREITKNPPEDLFPWSSTTNLEKIGSPIYATDEELKVAVEDIKNAVGEDHVKESVVEITAHSDNGFTPHPPKPHEKPRYVVYAFSTEEVSSIMKIAHKYNVPVVPYSGGSSLEGHTFSTRCGIVLDTSRMNKVLRINHDDLDATVQAGVGWMDLNEHLTNQKLMFGCDCGPSGLIGGMVNTNASGVNASRYGAMVHNVVSLTVVLADGTIIKTRQRPRKTSSGYNLTGLFIGSEGTLGIVTEATVRLHVKPSHETVAVGQFPSVTAASKTVAELFRKGIRPEAIELLDEDMMHCTNYSGQLTKKWLEVPTIFFKVGGHNKVVVDETLQIIKKVSLENKCADFIIAKNKNEGEELFQARKNAFFSILDYGKNEIDENVRLWVTDIAVPLSKLPKVVDEIRALIDRSGFKSVILGHVGDGNLHADLFYTPDQLHECHKVINEITMIGLRNEGTASGEHGIGNGKRTFLAYELGQEAVDTMRKLKLALDPKRILNPDKIFKIDPQDRGEF; from the coding sequence ATGTTCAAAATTATAGCTCGACTACCGAGACGTTGGAATTCACAATCGGCATCGAAGGTGCCACCAGTAAGACGAATCTCGCTTCTTTCTACTCTTTTTGTCTCGGCATCATTTGCTACTGCTGGGTATTTTAtaggaaaaagagagatCACAAAGAATCCTCCTGAAGACTTGTTCCCATGGTCTTCAACGACgaatttggagaagatcgGGTCTCCCATTTACGCTacagatgaagaattgaaagtTGCTGTCGAGGATATCAAAAATGCTGTGGGTGAAGACCATGTGAAAGAGTCGGTGGTGGAGATCACCGCTCACAGTGATAATGGGTTCACACCACACCCACCAAAGCCTCATGAGAAGCCAAGGTATGTTGTCTATGCATTTTCGACAGAGGAAGTCTCGTCTATCATGAAAATCGCTCACAAGTACAACGTGCCTGTTGTGCCTTACTCTGGGGGCAGTTCTCTTGAGGGGCATACTTTTTCCACTCGATGTGGGATAGTCTTGGACACCAGTCGAATGAACAAAGTGCTCAGAATAAACCATGACGACCTAGATGCAACCGTTCAGGCTGGCGTAGGCTGGATGGACCTCAATGAGCACCTCACCAATCAGAAGTTGATGTTTGGCTGCGATTGTGGACCAAGTGGGTTGATTGGTGGAATGGTAAACACGAACGCTTCGGGCGTTAATGCATCTAGATATGGAGCTATGGTACACAATGTCGTATCGTTGACTGTGGTGCTTGCTGACGGAACTATCATAAAGACAAGGCAAAGACCTAGAAAAACCTCCTCGGGCTACAATCTTACTGGTCTTTTTATCGGCAGTGAGGGAACTTTGGGGATCGTGACTGAGGCTACTGTGAGACTTCACGTCAAGCCTCTGCATGAAACAGTTGCGGTTGGCCAATTTCCGTCTGTCACTGCGGCCTCCAAGACCGTGGCAGAGCTTTTTCGAAAAGGTATTCGTCctgaagccattgagcttttggacGAGGACATGATGCATTGTACAAACTACAGTGGTCAACTTACCAAGAAGTGGCTTGAGGTGCCTACCATATTTTTTAAAGTAGGCGGCCACAACAAGGTGGTCGTGGACGAGACGTTGCAGATCATCAAAAAGGTGTCGCTTGAAAACAAGTGCGCTGATTTCATCATTGCGAAAAACAAAAACGAAGGGGAAGAGCTTTTCCAGGCTCGTAAGAATGCATTTTTTTCTATTCTAGACTACGGCAAGAATGAGATTGACGAAAACGTGAGACTCTGGGTCACCGACATTGCGGTACCACTCTCAAAACTACCTAAGGTTGTCGACGAGATTCGTGCTCTCATTGATCGGTCTGGATTTAAATCGGTTATTCTTGGACATGTGGGAGACGGTAACTTGCATGCTGACCTCTTTTACACTCCCGACCAGCTCCACGAGTGTCATAAAGTAATCAATGAGATTACAATGATTGGGTTGAGAAATGAAGGAACAGCAAGTGGAGAGCATGGGATCGGAAATGGCAAAAGAACGTTCCTCGCATATGAACTTGGTCAGGAAGCAGTAGACACcatgagaaagttgaagctAGCACTTGATCCAAAAAGGATTCTCAATCCAGACAAAATATTTAAAATTGATCCTCAAGACAGAGGAGAATTCTAG
- the BIO2 gene encoding biotin synthase: MELTFQAQLQHRRYHDPSEVQLCTLLNIKTGGCSEDCKYCSQSSRYDTGTKPEKLVKLEEVQKAAIKAKENGSTRFCMGAAWRDMHGRKSGLRKIAEMVKWINDELQMETCVTLGMVDENQAKVLKKSGLTAYNHNIDTSREHYPNVISTRTYDDRLETIKQVQKVGIKACTGGILGLGETPDDHVSFLHTLATMERHPESLPINRLVPIKGTPMEEEISKLPPGSNRKLKFEAILRTIATARVIMPESIIRLAAGRYTMKEHEQFLCFSAGCNAIFTGERMLTTMCSGWDEDIAMLKKWGMKPMKSFRKHGINRAEELMKKTVETGFEEPSASPSAI; encoded by the coding sequence ATGGAATTGACATTTCAGGCCCAGCTTCAGCACAGACGGTATCATGATCCATCTGAGGTTCAGCTTTGCACTTTGCTTAACATCAAGACGGGTGGGTGCTCTGAAGACTGTAAATACTGTTCTCAATCTAGCCGTTATGACACGGGAACAAAGCCAGAAAAATTAGTCAAGTTGGAGGAAGTGCAAAAGGCTGCTatcaaagcaaaagagaacGGAAGTACCCGTTTCTGTATGGGTGCCGCCTGGAGAGACATGCATGGACGTAAGTCTGGGTTGCGAAAAATTGCAGAGATGGTGAAGTGGATCAATGAcgagttgcaaatggaAACCTGTGTCACCTTGGGCATGGTGGATGAGAACCAAGCAAAAGTACTCAAAAAGTCTGGTTTAACGGCGTATAACCATAATATCGACACATCAAGAGAACACTATCCCAATGTCATTTCCACAAGAACCTACGATGATCGTCTCGAGACCATAAAACAGGTTCAGAAGGTCGGCATCAAAGCTTGCACTGGAGGTATTTTAGGCTTGGGAGAAACGCCGGATGATCATGTCAGCTTCTTGCATACATTGGCTACCATGGAAAGACACCCTGAGTCGCTACCAATAAACAGACTAGTGCCAATAAAAGGCACACCAATGGAGGAAGAAATTTCTAAACTTCCTCCGGGGTCAAACAGAAAGTTGAAATTTGAGGCGATTTTAAGAACCATTGCCACTGCAAGAGTTATTATGCCCGAGTCCATTATTCGTTTGGCTGCTGGAAGATACACAATGAAGGAACATGAGCAATTTCTCTGTTTCTCTGCTGGTTGCAACGCTATTTTCACCGGGGAAAGAATGCTCACCACAATGTGTAGTGGATGGGACGAGGACATTGCCATGTTGAAAAAGTGGGGCATGAAGCCCATGAAGAGTTTTCGCAAACACGGTATCAACAGGGCAGAggaattgatgaagaagacagtTGAGACGGGTTTCGAAGAGCCCTCTGCATCTCCTTCAGCGATATAG